A stretch of Gasterosteus aculeatus chromosome 4, fGasAcu3.hap1.1, whole genome shotgun sequence DNA encodes these proteins:
- the nap1l1 gene encoding nucleosome assembly protein 1-like 1 isoform X4 yields MYMSAGGGISLPFTAIGAEPFFPGSSPLRSAASSVRPPARKRSITQDSAKMADIDNKDQAEIDPADMEDVEEVEEEETGEDENSKARQLTVQMMQNPQILAALQERLDGLNGSPSGYMESLPKVVKRRVNALKNLQVKCAHIEAKFYEEVHELERKYAALYQPLFDKRSEIVKAAYEPTDEECEWKADEEEELTDEMKEKAKLEEEKKDEEKEDPKGIPEFWLTVFKNVDLLSDMLQEHDEPILKHLQDIKVKFSDPGQPMSFTLEFLFEANDFFTNTVLTKTYKMRSEPDESDPFSFDGPEIMCCTGCTIEWTKGKNVTLKTIKKKQKHKGRGTVRTVTKTVPNDSFFNFFTPPDVPENAELDEDSEAVLAADFEIGHFIRERIVPRAVLYFTGEAIEDDDDDYDEEGEEADDEEGEEEADEENDPDYDPKV; encoded by the exons ATGTATATGAGCGCAGGCGGCGGGATCTCTCTCCCTTTTACCGCCATCGGAGCGGAGCCTTTCTTCCCCGGGTCCTCGCCACTGCGCAGCGCCGCTTCTTCAGTCCGACCTCCGGCCAGAAAGCGAAG CATCACTCAAGACTCGGCAAAGATGGCAGACATCGACAA CAAAGACCAGGCTGAGATTGACCCGGCAGATatggaggacgtggaggaagtggaggaggaggagaccggAGAAGATGAGAACAGCAAAG CTCGTCAGCTGACTGTGCAGATGATGCAGAACCCACAGATCCTGGCTGCGCTGCAGGAGAGACTGGATGGTCTGAACGGCTCGCCGTCAGGCTACATGGAGAG CTTACCAAAGGTTGTAAAGAGACGTGTGAACGCCCTTAAGAACCTACAGGTCAAATGTGCCCACATTGAGGCAAAGTTCTACGAAGAAGTCCATGAGCTGGAAAGAAAGTATGCGGCCCTCTACCAGCCTCTCTTCGACAAG CGAAGCGAGATAGTGAAAGCAGCGTATGAGCCCACAGATGAGGAGTGTGAATGGAAggcagatgaggaggaagagctgaCA GACGAGATGAAGGAGAAGGCCAAgttggaggaagagaagaaggacgaggagaaggaggacccCAAAGGCATCCCGGAGTTCTGGCTAACTGTCTTCAAAAACGTGGATTTGCTCAGTGACATGCTGCAG GAACACGATGAACCCATCCTAAAACATTTACAAGACATTAAAGTGAAGTTCTCAGATCCCGGACAGCCCATG AGTTTCACGTTAGAGTTCCTCTTCGAGGCCAACGACTTCTTCACGAACACGGTGTTGACGAAAACCTACAAGATGAGGTCAGAGCCGGACGAGAGCGACCCGTTCTCCTTTGATGGGCCGGAGATCATGTGCTGCACAGG TTGCACCATCGAGTGGACAAAGGGAAAGAACGTCACGTTGAAAACTatcaaaaagaaacagaagcacAAGGGCCGTGGCACAGTGAGGACTGTCACCAAAACGGTGCCCAACGACTcattcttcaacttcttcaccCCGCCAGACG TTCCAGAAAATGCGGAGTTG GACGAGGACTCTGAGGCCGTCCTGGCTGCAGACTTTGAAATCGGCCACTTCATCCGGGAACGTATCGTACCTCGGGCCGTGCTTTACTTCACAGGGGAGGCCATCgaggacgacgatgacgac TACgatgaagagggagaggaggctgaCGATGAG gagggagaggaggaggctgatGAAGAGAATGATCCAGATTACGATCCCAAG GTTTAA
- the nap1l1 gene encoding nucleosome assembly protein 1-like 1 isoform X2: MYMSAGGGISLPFTAIGAEPFFPGSSPLRSAASSVRPPARKRSITQDSAKMADIDNKDQAEIDPADMEDVEEVEEEETGEDENSKARQLTVQMMQNPQILAALQERLDGLNGSPSGYMESLPKVVKRRVNALKNLQVKCAHIEAKFYEEVHELERKYAALYQPLFDKRSEIVKAAYEPTDEECEWKADEEEELTDEMKEKAKLEEEKKDEEKEDPKGIPEFWLTVFKNVDLLSDMLQEHDEPILKHLQDIKVKFSDPGQPMSFTLEFLFEANDFFTNTVLTKTYKMRSEPDESDPFSFDGPEIMCCTGCTIEWTKGKNVTLKTIKKKQKHKGRGTVRTVTKTVPNDSFFNFFTPPDVPENAELDEDSEAVLAADFEIGHFIRERIVPRAVLYFTGEAIEDDDDDYDEEGEEADDEEGEEEADEENDPDYDPKKDAVPPAECKQQ; the protein is encoded by the exons ATGTATATGAGCGCAGGCGGCGGGATCTCTCTCCCTTTTACCGCCATCGGAGCGGAGCCTTTCTTCCCCGGGTCCTCGCCACTGCGCAGCGCCGCTTCTTCAGTCCGACCTCCGGCCAGAAAGCGAAG CATCACTCAAGACTCGGCAAAGATGGCAGACATCGACAA CAAAGACCAGGCTGAGATTGACCCGGCAGATatggaggacgtggaggaagtggaggaggaggagaccggAGAAGATGAGAACAGCAAAG CTCGTCAGCTGACTGTGCAGATGATGCAGAACCCACAGATCCTGGCTGCGCTGCAGGAGAGACTGGATGGTCTGAACGGCTCGCCGTCAGGCTACATGGAGAG CTTACCAAAGGTTGTAAAGAGACGTGTGAACGCCCTTAAGAACCTACAGGTCAAATGTGCCCACATTGAGGCAAAGTTCTACGAAGAAGTCCATGAGCTGGAAAGAAAGTATGCGGCCCTCTACCAGCCTCTCTTCGACAAG CGAAGCGAGATAGTGAAAGCAGCGTATGAGCCCACAGATGAGGAGTGTGAATGGAAggcagatgaggaggaagagctgaCA GACGAGATGAAGGAGAAGGCCAAgttggaggaagagaagaaggacgaggagaaggaggacccCAAAGGCATCCCGGAGTTCTGGCTAACTGTCTTCAAAAACGTGGATTTGCTCAGTGACATGCTGCAG GAACACGATGAACCCATCCTAAAACATTTACAAGACATTAAAGTGAAGTTCTCAGATCCCGGACAGCCCATG AGTTTCACGTTAGAGTTCCTCTTCGAGGCCAACGACTTCTTCACGAACACGGTGTTGACGAAAACCTACAAGATGAGGTCAGAGCCGGACGAGAGCGACCCGTTCTCCTTTGATGGGCCGGAGATCATGTGCTGCACAGG TTGCACCATCGAGTGGACAAAGGGAAAGAACGTCACGTTGAAAACTatcaaaaagaaacagaagcacAAGGGCCGTGGCACAGTGAGGACTGTCACCAAAACGGTGCCCAACGACTcattcttcaacttcttcaccCCGCCAGACG TTCCAGAAAATGCGGAGTTG GACGAGGACTCTGAGGCCGTCCTGGCTGCAGACTTTGAAATCGGCCACTTCATCCGGGAACGTATCGTACCTCGGGCCGTGCTTTACTTCACAGGGGAGGCCATCgaggacgacgatgacgac TACgatgaagagggagaggaggctgaCGATGAG gagggagaggaggaggctgatGAAGAGAATGATCCAGATTACGATCCCAAG AAGGACGCAGTCCCCCCAGCTGAGTGCAAGCAGCAGTGA
- the phlda1 gene encoding pleckstrin homology-like domain family A member 1 — protein MLENGMKVYKEGLLEKRSDGLLQLWKKKHCVLTEDSVLLLPPKQHDQPQQHHHHHHHHQQQQQPHQGGGDTGKVKELHFANMKTVDCVERKGKYVYFTVVMAEGKEIDFRCPQDEGWNAAITLQMVQYKNRQAILAVKSTRQKQQLLVVQMPGQKTVRSPPNVA, from the coding sequence ATGCTGGAAAACGGGATGAAGGTGTACAAGGAGGGTCTGCTGGAGAAGCGGAGCGAcgggctgctgcagctgtggaaGAAGAAGCACTGCGTCCTGACCGAGGAcagcgtgctgctgctgccgccgaaGCAGCACGACCAGccacagcagcaccaccaccaccatcaccaccaccagcagcagcagcagccgcaccaGGGCGGCGGGGACACGGGCAAAGTCAAGGAGCTGCACTTCGCCAACATGAAGACGGTGGACTGCGTGGAGCGCAAGGGCAAGTACGTGTACTTCACGGTGGTCATGGCGGAGGGCAAGGAGATCGACTTCAGGTGCCCGCAGGACGAGGGCTGGAACGCGGCGATCACATTGCAGATGGTCCAGTACAAGAACCGACAGGCGATCCTGGCCGTAAAGTCCACTCggcagaagcagcagctgctcgTCGTGCAGATGCCCGGCCAGAAGACGGTCCGCAGCCCGCCAAACGTAGCGTGA
- the nap1l1 gene encoding nucleosome assembly protein 1-like 1 isoform X1, which translates to MYMSAGGGISLPFTAIGAEPFFPGSSPLRSAASSVRPPARKRSITQDSAKMADIDNKDQAEIDPADMEDVEEVEEEETGEDENSKARQLTVQMMQNPQILAALQERLDGLNGSPSGYMESLPKVVKRRVNALKNLQVKCAHIEAKFYEEVHELERKYAALYQPLFDKRSEIVKAAYEPTDEECEWKADEEEELTVSKQDEMKEKAKLEEEKKDEEKEDPKGIPEFWLTVFKNVDLLSDMLQEHDEPILKHLQDIKVKFSDPGQPMSFTLEFLFEANDFFTNTVLTKTYKMRSEPDESDPFSFDGPEIMCCTGCTIEWTKGKNVTLKTIKKKQKHKGRGTVRTVTKTVPNDSFFNFFTPPDVPENAELDEDSEAVLAADFEIGHFIRERIVPRAVLYFTGEAIEDDDDDYDEEGEEADDEEGEEEADEENDPDYDPKKDAVPPAECKQQ; encoded by the exons ATGTATATGAGCGCAGGCGGCGGGATCTCTCTCCCTTTTACCGCCATCGGAGCGGAGCCTTTCTTCCCCGGGTCCTCGCCACTGCGCAGCGCCGCTTCTTCAGTCCGACCTCCGGCCAGAAAGCGAAG CATCACTCAAGACTCGGCAAAGATGGCAGACATCGACAA CAAAGACCAGGCTGAGATTGACCCGGCAGATatggaggacgtggaggaagtggaggaggaggagaccggAGAAGATGAGAACAGCAAAG CTCGTCAGCTGACTGTGCAGATGATGCAGAACCCACAGATCCTGGCTGCGCTGCAGGAGAGACTGGATGGTCTGAACGGCTCGCCGTCAGGCTACATGGAGAG CTTACCAAAGGTTGTAAAGAGACGTGTGAACGCCCTTAAGAACCTACAGGTCAAATGTGCCCACATTGAGGCAAAGTTCTACGAAGAAGTCCATGAGCTGGAAAGAAAGTATGCGGCCCTCTACCAGCCTCTCTTCGACAAG CGAAGCGAGATAGTGAAAGCAGCGTATGAGCCCACAGATGAGGAGTGTGAATGGAAggcagatgaggaggaagagctgaCAGTAAGTAAGCAG GACGAGATGAAGGAGAAGGCCAAgttggaggaagagaagaaggacgaggagaaggaggacccCAAAGGCATCCCGGAGTTCTGGCTAACTGTCTTCAAAAACGTGGATTTGCTCAGTGACATGCTGCAG GAACACGATGAACCCATCCTAAAACATTTACAAGACATTAAAGTGAAGTTCTCAGATCCCGGACAGCCCATG AGTTTCACGTTAGAGTTCCTCTTCGAGGCCAACGACTTCTTCACGAACACGGTGTTGACGAAAACCTACAAGATGAGGTCAGAGCCGGACGAGAGCGACCCGTTCTCCTTTGATGGGCCGGAGATCATGTGCTGCACAGG TTGCACCATCGAGTGGACAAAGGGAAAGAACGTCACGTTGAAAACTatcaaaaagaaacagaagcacAAGGGCCGTGGCACAGTGAGGACTGTCACCAAAACGGTGCCCAACGACTcattcttcaacttcttcaccCCGCCAGACG TTCCAGAAAATGCGGAGTTG GACGAGGACTCTGAGGCCGTCCTGGCTGCAGACTTTGAAATCGGCCACTTCATCCGGGAACGTATCGTACCTCGGGCCGTGCTTTACTTCACAGGGGAGGCCATCgaggacgacgatgacgac TACgatgaagagggagaggaggctgaCGATGAG gagggagaggaggaggctgatGAAGAGAATGATCCAGATTACGATCCCAAG AAGGACGCAGTCCCCCCAGCTGAGTGCAAGCAGCAGTGA
- the nap1l1 gene encoding nucleosome assembly protein 1-like 1 isoform X3: MYMSAGGGISLPFTAIGAEPFFPGSSPLRSAASSVRPPARKRSITQDSAKMADIDNKDQAEIDPADMEDVEEVEEEETGEDENSKARQLTVQMMQNPQILAALQERLDGLNGSPSGYMESLPKVVKRRVNALKNLQVKCAHIEAKFYEEVHELERKYAALYQPLFDKRSEIVKAAYEPTDEECEWKADEEEELTVSKQDEMKEKAKLEEEKKDEEKEDPKGIPEFWLTVFKNVDLLSDMLQEHDEPILKHLQDIKVKFSDPGQPMSFTLEFLFEANDFFTNTVLTKTYKMRSEPDESDPFSFDGPEIMCCTGCTIEWTKGKNVTLKTIKKKQKHKGRGTVRTVTKTVPNDSFFNFFTPPDVPENAELDEDSEAVLAADFEIGHFIRERIVPRAVLYFTGEAIEDDDDDYDEEGEEADDEEGEEEADEENDPDYDPKV; encoded by the exons ATGTATATGAGCGCAGGCGGCGGGATCTCTCTCCCTTTTACCGCCATCGGAGCGGAGCCTTTCTTCCCCGGGTCCTCGCCACTGCGCAGCGCCGCTTCTTCAGTCCGACCTCCGGCCAGAAAGCGAAG CATCACTCAAGACTCGGCAAAGATGGCAGACATCGACAA CAAAGACCAGGCTGAGATTGACCCGGCAGATatggaggacgtggaggaagtggaggaggaggagaccggAGAAGATGAGAACAGCAAAG CTCGTCAGCTGACTGTGCAGATGATGCAGAACCCACAGATCCTGGCTGCGCTGCAGGAGAGACTGGATGGTCTGAACGGCTCGCCGTCAGGCTACATGGAGAG CTTACCAAAGGTTGTAAAGAGACGTGTGAACGCCCTTAAGAACCTACAGGTCAAATGTGCCCACATTGAGGCAAAGTTCTACGAAGAAGTCCATGAGCTGGAAAGAAAGTATGCGGCCCTCTACCAGCCTCTCTTCGACAAG CGAAGCGAGATAGTGAAAGCAGCGTATGAGCCCACAGATGAGGAGTGTGAATGGAAggcagatgaggaggaagagctgaCAGTAAGTAAGCAG GACGAGATGAAGGAGAAGGCCAAgttggaggaagagaagaaggacgaggagaaggaggacccCAAAGGCATCCCGGAGTTCTGGCTAACTGTCTTCAAAAACGTGGATTTGCTCAGTGACATGCTGCAG GAACACGATGAACCCATCCTAAAACATTTACAAGACATTAAAGTGAAGTTCTCAGATCCCGGACAGCCCATG AGTTTCACGTTAGAGTTCCTCTTCGAGGCCAACGACTTCTTCACGAACACGGTGTTGACGAAAACCTACAAGATGAGGTCAGAGCCGGACGAGAGCGACCCGTTCTCCTTTGATGGGCCGGAGATCATGTGCTGCACAGG TTGCACCATCGAGTGGACAAAGGGAAAGAACGTCACGTTGAAAACTatcaaaaagaaacagaagcacAAGGGCCGTGGCACAGTGAGGACTGTCACCAAAACGGTGCCCAACGACTcattcttcaacttcttcaccCCGCCAGACG TTCCAGAAAATGCGGAGTTG GACGAGGACTCTGAGGCCGTCCTGGCTGCAGACTTTGAAATCGGCCACTTCATCCGGGAACGTATCGTACCTCGGGCCGTGCTTTACTTCACAGGGGAGGCCATCgaggacgacgatgacgac TACgatgaagagggagaggaggctgaCGATGAG gagggagaggaggaggctgatGAAGAGAATGATCCAGATTACGATCCCAAG GTTTAA